A part of Winslowiella toletana genomic DNA contains:
- a CDS encoding ABC transporter substrate-binding protein: MITIRLAVRDWDYFTPLALGDVKPQGFNVEVHRVGTLVGDLATSKDYDAGEVSFSRYAQGRANGDTSLLALPHFLMRGFRQRCIITTTDSPLTSPAQLKGKKIGLTGWQDSGNTWTRTVLREAGVEIDDAYWFAGRLTADHPIVDRLSGFGREGRIEAAPGERPLIELLKAGELDAVFTPFMPEGFFLPGSGLRQLQTDFRQAELEYFNRVGYVPGMHLLAMKPAIAAEHPAIPQALSAVIEQSARVWNQKREKYADTTPWLLDDLRRTTQDLPANWNDNGFAVNKKMIADFADELYQQGLTKERLTPEALFPAEAQGEK, encoded by the coding sequence ATGATAACCATCAGACTGGCTGTTCGGGACTGGGACTATTTCACGCCACTGGCCTTAGGCGATGTGAAGCCACAGGGATTTAACGTCGAAGTCCATCGCGTTGGCACTCTGGTGGGCGATTTGGCCACCAGTAAAGATTACGATGCCGGTGAAGTCTCCTTCAGCCGCTACGCTCAGGGACGCGCTAATGGCGATACCTCGCTGCTGGCGCTGCCGCATTTCCTGATGCGTGGTTTTCGTCAGCGCTGCATTATCACCACTACCGACAGCCCGTTAACCTCGCCTGCACAACTGAAAGGCAAAAAGATTGGCCTGACCGGCTGGCAGGATTCCGGCAACACCTGGACGCGCACCGTGTTGCGCGAAGCGGGGGTGGAAATCGATGATGCGTACTGGTTTGCTGGCCGCCTGACCGCCGATCACCCGATTGTCGACCGTCTGAGCGGTTTTGGTCGTGAAGGGCGCATCGAAGCGGCGCCTGGCGAACGTCCACTGATTGAATTACTGAAAGCCGGGGAGCTGGATGCGGTGTTTACGCCGTTTATGCCGGAAGGATTCTTCTTACCTGGCTCCGGCTTGCGCCAGTTACAGACCGACTTCCGCCAGGCGGAGCTGGAGTATTTTAATCGCGTTGGTTATGTCCCGGGCATGCATCTGCTGGCGATGAAACCGGCAATTGCCGCCGAACATCCGGCGATCCCGCAGGCATTAAGCGCGGTGATTGAGCAGTCGGCGCGAGTATGGAATCAGAAACGCGAAAAGTATGCGGATACCACGCCGTGGCTGCTCGACGATTTGCGACGTACCACGCAGGATTTACCGGCAAACTGGAATGATAACGGTTTTGCGGTTAACAAGAAGATGATTGCTGATTTTGCTGATGAGCTTTATCAGCAGGGGCTGACTAAGGAGCGTCTGACACCTGAAGCACTGTTTCCGGCTGAAGCGCAGGGGGAGAAATAA
- a CDS encoding aminotransferase class I/II-fold pyridoxal phosphate-dependent enzyme yields MTSTLDLNWLAERITEPSLKGIALTVATLIREGAIPIGAHLPAVRDLAEKLGVSPATVSAAWGQLKRQKVLAGKGRSGVWVCGDTMTPRPVRFEKIGNYGNTVKADLILSAPDAQLLPDLRAAMLHGIEVANLNSYQREPIVPALVNALKPGWPLPAEAFLATDGGFDAMNLILQTLVSPGEKVVIEDPTATRLLDMLDNVGAEVLPLPCDDQGPLPDALARLMQKSPAMFIYQPRTHSTTGNTVTEARSQALAQVLVGSTTLIVEDDGIGELSAWPVWSLGNFFPERTLHVRSFSKAYGPDLRLAVLSASQNLVQRIQSYRNFGASWTSRILQGAVAWMLHDQQTQQSIIRARAIYARRRQMLIDALAQRGMPLPTRDGLCIYIPVESEQFAMITLAAHGIAVYPGERFRCGSEQFIRLSTSIMPEDQIDAIADALILACGSGPSLLSANV; encoded by the coding sequence ATGACCTCAACTCTGGATCTGAACTGGCTGGCGGAACGCATCACGGAACCCTCGCTAAAAGGGATTGCGCTGACGGTGGCGACCTTAATTCGCGAAGGTGCGATCCCGATTGGTGCCCATCTGCCCGCAGTGCGCGATCTGGCGGAAAAGCTCGGTGTCAGTCCGGCGACGGTGTCAGCGGCCTGGGGTCAGTTAAAACGACAGAAAGTGCTGGCGGGAAAAGGGCGCAGTGGCGTATGGGTGTGCGGCGACACAATGACGCCACGGCCGGTCAGATTTGAGAAGATCGGCAATTATGGCAACACAGTTAAAGCCGATCTGATCCTTTCGGCCCCGGATGCGCAACTGCTGCCGGATCTGCGCGCCGCGATGCTGCACGGTATTGAAGTGGCAAATCTCAACAGCTATCAGCGTGAGCCGATAGTGCCAGCACTGGTGAATGCGCTTAAACCTGGCTGGCCGCTGCCCGCCGAAGCTTTTCTGGCGACCGATGGCGGTTTTGATGCGATGAATTTGATTTTACAGACGCTGGTTTCACCTGGTGAAAAGGTAGTGATCGAAGATCCTACCGCTACCCGCCTGCTGGATATGCTGGATAATGTCGGCGCGGAAGTGCTGCCGCTGCCCTGCGATGACCAGGGGCCACTGCCCGATGCGCTGGCGCGATTAATGCAGAAATCGCCGGCGATGTTTATCTACCAGCCACGCACCCACTCGACCACCGGCAACACGGTGACGGAAGCGCGCAGCCAGGCGCTGGCGCAGGTTTTAGTCGGCTCCACGACTCTGATTGTGGAAGATGACGGCATCGGCGAGCTCTCCGCCTGGCCAGTATGGAGTCTCGGCAACTTCTTTCCTGAACGCACACTGCATGTGCGCTCGTTCTCGAAAGCCTACGGCCCGGATCTGCGGCTGGCGGTGCTCTCGGCGTCGCAAAATCTGGTGCAGCGCATTCAGTCTTATCGTAACTTTGGCGCCAGCTGGACCAGCCGTATTCTGCAGGGCGCGGTGGCCTGGATGCTGCATGATCAACAGACGCAGCAGAGCATTATCCGCGCGCGCGCAATATACGCCAGACGGCGACAGATGCTGATTGATGCGCTGGCGCAGCGTGGTATGCCACTGCCGACACGAGACGGGCTGTGTATTTATATTCCGGTGGAGTCAGAACAATTTGCCATGATTACCCTCGCCGCCCACGGTATTGCAGTCTATCCGGGCGAGCGCTTTCGCTGCGGCAGCGAGCAGTTTATTCGACTGAGTACCTCAATCATGCCAGAAGATCAGATTGACGCCATCGCCGATGCACTGATCCTCGCCTGCGGCAGCGGCCCTTCGCTGCTTAGCGCAAATGTTTAA